One stretch of Rhizoctonia solani chromosome 8, complete sequence DNA includes these proteins:
- a CDS encoding capsular polysaccharide export protein, whose product MEDWYHIFLTALHTVAATAPPAWEHAFEKTIEALPQSYKVAQNQSTKTGEPCSFIGYCIEPVILNAVFPVIQHIVDTTPCYAECWNYFFHLCRMNLKLSTMNIHGCEDANPINYAFHTFDFIDWLIISPSNIIADVGLAINLLCPAFRTPQKDSYCHTHVVAGLCAVDRSEALEGGVIKIQVYHKDMVLTYWHWDSSVGANFTVDKSLLIGHREKFASQMKDFQDIMDEAGTYGLCLEERLTARGAIQMIQRNPRHIVERLIMAEAMVAHPTSTVAGLKSMLSKTWSAIIFWQQQFSISSRRSPEVMLLASALAYFLKGLVKQPDDMSPTRDMADQLHLIEGASAFGLPFVRSRFLDNSYLRLSYAVEVNTFKIL is encoded by the exons ATGGAAGATTGGTATCATATCTTTCTAACTGCACTCCATACTGTTGCTGCAACTGCACCTCCTGCATGGGAGCATGCTTTTGAAAAGACCATTGAAGCTTTGCCCCAGAGCTACAAGGTTGCCCAAAACCAGTCAACTAAAACAGGTGAACCATGTTCTTTCATTGGATATTGCATTGAACCTGTCATTCTCAATGCAGTATTCCCTGTGATTCAACATATAGTGGATACAACTCCCTGTTATGCTGAGTGTTGGAACTACTTCTTCCATCTCTGCAGGATGAACCTCAAACTGTCAACTATGAATATCCATGGTTGTGAGGATGCAAACCCAATCAACTATGCCTTCCATACATTTGACTTCATTGATTGGCTGATTATCAGCCCAAGCAATATCATAGCTGACGTTGGACTAGCCATCAAT CTCCTATGTCCGGCCTTCAGGACCCCACAGAAGGATAGCTACTGTCATACCCATGTTGTGGCTGGCCTTTGTGCAGTTGACAGGTCTGAAGCACTAGAGGGAGGAGTTATCAAGATACAAGTCTATCACAAGGATATGGTCTTAACATACTGGCATTGGGATAGTTCAGTTGGTGCAAACTTTACAGTTGACAAGTCCCTTTTGATAGGACACAGAGAGAAATTTGCATCACAGATGAAAGATTTCCAGGATATAATGGATGAGGCTGGTACATATGGGCTATGTCTAGAAGAGAGGCTGACAGCAAGGGGGGCCATCCAAATGATTCAACGCAACCCAAGGCATATTGTTGAGCGTTTAATTATGGCTGAAGCAATG GTGGCCCATCCAACATCAACAGTTGCTGGACTCAAATCCATGCTGAGCAAAACCTGGTCTGCAATCATCTTTTGGCAGCAGCAATTCTCAATTTCCTCAAGGAGATCACCAGAAGTGATGCTTCTTGCTTCTGCCTTGGCATACTTCCTGAAGGGACTTGTCAAACAGCCAGATGACATGAGTCCTACAAGAGATATGGCTGACCAACTGCATCTGATTGAAGGGGCAAGTGCCTTTGGCCTTCCTTTTGTGAGATCTAGGTTCTTGGACAATAGCTACCTACGCCTGTCATATGCTGTTGAGGTCAACACCTTCAAGATACTTTAG